One region of Paenibacillus polymyxa M1 genomic DNA includes:
- a CDS encoding NUDIX hydrolase → MTSELLDIYDDEDNPLGTASRQEAHAKGYWHHTFHCWLARDTSTGRRLLFQQRQDTKDTFPGCYDITAAGHLTSGEDMSQAARELEEELGIYVPFTSLTPLMTVRYESKGTAQGTSFWDREVSSVFGLLSNQPLEAYCLQQEEVAGLYEADLDQALALFEGHIPFIEAQGITSGPNPEKTRRLITPDQFVPHQAGYITSVCRALMELPSQ, encoded by the coding sequence ATGACTAGCGAGCTTCTGGATATCTACGACGATGAAGACAACCCCCTCGGCACAGCCTCCCGACAGGAAGCACATGCCAAGGGCTACTGGCATCATACCTTTCACTGCTGGCTGGCACGAGACACCTCGACAGGCCGCCGCTTGCTATTCCAACAGCGTCAGGATACAAAGGACACCTTTCCCGGATGCTACGATATTACAGCCGCCGGGCATTTGACTTCAGGCGAAGATATGTCCCAGGCGGCTCGCGAGCTGGAGGAAGAACTAGGCATTTATGTTCCCTTTACCTCCTTAACACCACTGATGACCGTTCGGTATGAAAGTAAAGGTACCGCACAGGGCACCTCTTTTTGGGATCGGGAGGTCAGCTCGGTGTTTGGACTGCTGTCCAACCAGCCCCTGGAAGCCTATTGTCTCCAGCAGGAAGAAGTAGCCGGACTGTACGAAGCAGACCTTGACCAAGCACTAGCCCTGTTTGAAGGCCATATTCCATTTATCGAAGCCCAAGGTATTACGTCGGGGCCGAACCCGGAAAAAACTCGCCGCCTGATTACACCGGATCAATTCGTGCCTCATCAAGCGGGCTATATTACATCTGTATGCCGGGCCCTGATGGAACTTCCCTCCCAGTAA
- a CDS encoding zinc ribbon domain-containing protein: MKLIQRIKEGANRATEKAQHAVEISKINSQITTIQQEMDVHFLRMGQIFYEGYRASDMSVAETEMTQLSTACDELQDEIDELRSRIAELKNAHLCTCGAVVPLDANFCPKCGRKLNGGQAASKQVAAVREEVPTDAYSFDLRKPEAAKDAVPAYMEYAEDEVIDRHEQDERYETHDPTESDRNYTVSDFTPEEKAAFDEEWERRRQEELEKEHHRLEELERERERQEELDERIRYWKANNSGAEKPATASMQIRENVKCQICTAELPKGSKWCPRCGAEQI; the protein is encoded by the coding sequence ATGAAGCTGATTCAACGTATAAAGGAAGGCGCTAATCGCGCAACAGAAAAGGCGCAGCATGCTGTCGAGATTAGTAAGATTAATTCGCAAATTACAACGATTCAGCAGGAAATGGATGTTCATTTCTTACGAATGGGTCAAATCTTTTACGAAGGCTACCGGGCATCCGATATGTCAGTGGCTGAAACCGAGATGACACAGTTGTCTACTGCTTGTGATGAGCTTCAGGATGAAATTGATGAGCTGCGCAGTAGAATTGCAGAATTGAAAAACGCCCATTTATGTACCTGTGGTGCAGTTGTGCCGCTGGATGCGAACTTTTGTCCCAAATGCGGACGCAAGTTAAATGGAGGGCAGGCTGCCTCCAAGCAAGTAGCGGCTGTGCGGGAAGAGGTGCCAACAGACGCTTATTCTTTTGATCTGCGCAAGCCTGAGGCAGCGAAGGATGCTGTGCCTGCCTACATGGAGTATGCAGAAGATGAAGTCATCGATCGGCATGAACAGGATGAGCGGTATGAAACGCACGATCCAACGGAATCAGACCGCAATTACACGGTGTCTGATTTTACTCCGGAAGAAAAAGCGGCATTCGATGAAGAGTGGGAGCGCCGTCGTCAGGAAGAACTGGAGAAAGAACACCATCGTCTTGAAGAACTGGAACGTGAACGGGAGCGTCAGGAGGAGCTGGACGAGCGCATTCGATATTGGAAGGCCAACAATTCGGGAGCAGAGAAGCCGGCAACAGCGTCAATGCAAATACGCGAAAATGTAAAATGCCAAATCTGCACAGCGGAATTACCCAAAGGCTCCAAATGGTGCCCGCGCTGTGGAGCTGAACAGATTTGA
- a CDS encoding TrmB family transcriptional regulator, with the protein MERLLQHLRNLGFTEMEAKVMVELSRQNAASGYEVAKRLGASRSNVYAALQRLAGQGYLRASAGEPVRYSMLPPGELTRMIEGQMRESLLAVEKEMPRTEPAKPTFYNVEGDRKVLESLTRELERAQHEIVLDLWREEAELLREALKKAESRGVRLLWSCDNGESMLGPWLPRTSGTDGQETSGRKFSFVIDRRWCMLGMRGENCPTQALITEHPVMTGLLLDHFAQDLILYELEHDMGSELSTRYGWRYESIIGKYMSAGE; encoded by the coding sequence ATGGAGCGTTTGCTGCAACATCTGCGGAATCTGGGTTTTACGGAGATGGAAGCCAAGGTGATGGTCGAGCTTTCGAGACAAAATGCGGCTTCCGGCTATGAAGTTGCTAAGCGTTTGGGGGCATCGCGCTCCAACGTGTACGCAGCTTTGCAGCGTTTGGCCGGGCAGGGATATCTCAGAGCGAGTGCGGGAGAGCCTGTACGCTACAGCATGCTGCCGCCGGGTGAGCTGACCCGAATGATCGAAGGGCAGATGCGGGAGTCCCTGCTGGCGGTGGAGAAGGAGATGCCACGAACAGAACCAGCCAAGCCGACCTTCTACAACGTGGAAGGTGACCGGAAGGTGCTGGAAAGTTTGACACGCGAGCTGGAACGGGCACAGCATGAGATTGTGCTGGATTTGTGGCGCGAGGAAGCCGAACTGTTGCGGGAAGCGTTGAAAAAAGCCGAGAGTCGGGGTGTGCGTCTGCTATGGTCCTGCGACAACGGAGAAAGTATGTTGGGACCGTGGCTACCGCGTACGTCTGGTACAGACGGACAGGAAACGTCAGGGCGTAAGTTTTCCTTTGTTATTGATCGGCGTTGGTGCATGCTGGGTATGCGGGGAGAGAATTGCCCGACACAGGCGCTTATTACCGAGCATCCGGTGATGACAGGTTTGCTGCTTGATCATTTTGCCCAGGATCTTATTCTGTATGAGCTGGAGCATGATATGGGCAGCGAGCTGTCGACCCGATATGGCTGGCGGTATGAAAGCATTATCGGCAAATATATGTCAGCCGGAGAATAG